From the genome of Lotus japonicus ecotype B-129 chromosome 6, LjGifu_v1.2, one region includes:
- the LOC130725259 gene encoding proline-rich receptor-like protein kinase PERK10, with protein sequence MLQANKPSASTSPIILPYHSETSEPQASEQQTSAPQTSELQTSEPQASKPLDSDKTTTNPQSRHPSDRDNLSPIPFVSFTTNVSFSSPPNKSEATRKCFQIARETLSEIPEHFINVPSPRRYPGPRPEPLVPPDFPIQAIPIASIPPPPPLHPLSPLQENAESVSNHSPDHTQNPETETLQPNPETNNSAHQTLQIGSPSEVSSSNHSSSPEPNLSLIPYTYSGPTTLLDCINAFNHEA encoded by the coding sequence atgcttcaAGCCAACAAACCCTCTGCCTCCACTTCACCTATAATTCTTCCATACCATtcagaaacctctgaaccacaagcctctgaacaaCAAACCTCCGCACCACAAACCTCTGAACtacaaacctctgaaccacaagCCTCTAAACCTCTAGACTCTGATAAAACCACTACTAATCCACAATCACGTCATCCATCTGATCGTGACAACCTCTCTCCTATTCCATTTGTTTCCTTTACCACAAATGTTTCATTTTCTTCTCCACCCAACAAGTCAGAAGCCACAAGGAAATGCTTTCAAATTGCTAGAGAAACGCTCTCTGAAATCCCTGAACATTTCATCAATGTTCCTAGTCCTCGCCGCTACCCTGGACCTaggccagaacctctggttcCTCCTGATTTCCCCATCCAAGCAATTCCTATTGCCTCAatacctcctcctcctcctcttcatccTCTTTCTCCTCTTCAAGAGAATGCTGAGTCAGTCTCCAACCATTCACCAGATCACACACAGAATCCTGAGACTGAAACTCTTCAACCGaaccctgagaccaataacTCTGCACATCAGACTCTGCAGATTGGTTCTCCCTCTGAAGTTTCCAGCAGCAACCACTCCTCATCgcctgaaccaaacctttcccTTATTCCCTACACTTACTCTGGACCAACCACCCTCCTTGACTGCATCAAtgcatttaatcatgaagcatga